From a single Brassica rapa cultivar Chiifu-401-42 chromosome A01, CAAS_Brap_v3.01, whole genome shotgun sequence genomic region:
- the LOC103841605 gene encoding UDP-glycosyltransferase 73B1 translates to MGTSGVAAASKLHIFFFPYMAHGHMIPTLDMAKLFATKGAKSTILTTPLNSKLFEKPINSFNDENPELEDIKLQILNFPCTELGLPEGCENTDFIFSNHDLTKGNLNMKFLLAMEYFKEQLEELLETVKPDCLVGNMFFPWATKVAEKFNVPRLVFHGTGYFSLCASHCLRLHKPYKNVASSSEPFVIPELPGDVVITDEQVIEKEEESVMGKFMKDIRDSERDSFGVLVNSFYDLEPAYADFFKTHVAKRAWDIGPLSLGNREFKEKAERGKKASIDEHEYLKWLDSKRCESVIYLSFGTMSSFDDEQLIEIAAGLEMSGHDFVWVVNRSGSQGEKVEWLPEGFEERTKGQGLIIRGWAPQVLILDHQAIGGFLTHCGWNSLLEGAASGLPMVTWPIGAEQFYNEKLVTQVLKTGVSVGVKKMVKGSGDFISREKVDIAVREVMVGDEMRKRAKQLAVMAKDAVREGGSSDLEVNRLMDELKLVRMQKEQGTRT, encoded by the exons ATGGGAACTTCTGGTGTAGCCGCCGCTTCTAAGCTCcatatcttcttcttcccttACATGGCTCATGGCCACATGATACCAACTCTTGACATGGCCAAGCTCTTCGCCACCAAAGGAGCTAAGTCAACGATCCTCACCACTCCTCTCAACTCAAAGCTCTTCGAGAAACCCATCAACTCATTCAACGACGAGAATCCTGAACTCGAAGACATCAAACTTCAGATCCTCAACTTTCCTTGTACAGAGCTAGGCTTACCCGAAGGATGCGAGAACACCGACTTCATCTTCTCTAACCATGACCTAACCAAAGGTAACTTGAATATGAAGTTTTTACTAGCAATGGAATATTTCAAAGAGCAGTTAGAAGAGCTTCTCGAGACAGTGAAACCAGACTGTCTCGTCGGCAACATGTTCTTCCCTTGGGCGACCAAAGTAGCTGAGAAGTTTAATGTACCTAGACTTGTCTTCCACGGCACAGGCTACTTCTCTTTATGTGCTTCTCATTGCCTAAGGCTCCACAAGCCTTACAAGAACGTAGCTTCTAGCTCTGAGCCCTTTGTGATCCCTGAGCTACCAGGAGACGTTGTCATTACAGATGAACAGGTgatagagaaagaagaagaatctgTCATGGGGAAGTTTATGAAGGACATTAGAGATTCAGAGAGAGATAGCTTTGGTGTGTTGGTGAACAGCTTCTACGATCTTGAACCTGCTTATGCCGATTTTTTCAAGACCCATGTGGCCAAACGGGCTTGGGACATCGGTCCGCTTTCTTTAGGGAACAGAGAGTTCAAGGAGAAAGCAGAGAGGGGCAAAAAGGCTAGCATTGATGAGCATGAGTATTTGAAATGGCTTGACTCCAAGAGATGTGAATCTGTTATTTACTTGTCCTTTGGAACCATGTCTAGCTTCGACGACGAGCAGCTGATTGAGATTGCAGCTGGCTTGGAGATGTCAGGACATGATTTTGTATGGGTGGTTAACAGAAGTGGTAGCCAAG GGGAGAAGGTAGAGTGGTTACCAGAGGGGTTTGAAGAGAGGACCAAAGGACAAGGACTGATAATACGTGGATGGGCGCCACAAGTGCTTATACTAGACCACCAAGCAATAGGAGGCTTTTTGACACATTGTGGATGGAACTCACTTCTAGAAGGTGCAGCATCAGGCCTACCAATGGTGACATGGCCCATTGGAGCTGAGCAGTTCTACAACGAGAAGTTGGTAACACAAGTGTTGAAAACAGGAGTGAGTGTGGGAGTAAAGAAGATGGTGAAAGGTTCGGGAGATTTCATTAGCAGAGAGAAAGTTGATATAGCGGTAAGGGAAGTGATGGTTGGAGATGAGATGAGGAAACGGGCTAAGCAGTTAGCTGTTATGGCTAAAGATGCGGTGAGAGAAGGAGGGTCTTCAGATCTTGAGGTGAACAGGTTGATGGATGAGCTTAAGT